In Desulfoferula mesophila, the genomic window TCGCCCTTCGGCCGGGTCTTGCAGGCCCTGCGCGAAAACGGCGACCGGGCCATGAGCGTGGGCTACGACCCTCGCAAGTACAAGCTGATCTCTTTCGTGATCTCGGCCGGCTTCGCCGCCCTGGCGGGCGGGCTATACGCCATGCTGCAAAATTTCGTGCCCTTGTTCAGCCTGGGCCTGGATTTGTCCGGCGAGATCGTGCTGATGACCCTGGTCGGCGGCATGGGCACCATCTACGGCCCCGTGGTCGGGGCCATGGCCATCGTCTACGTCAAGGACTTCCTCAGCTCCCAAACCGATGTCTGGCCCCTGATAATGGGCCTTTTATACGTGGTTTCCGTGATGACCTTCCGGCGGGGAGTGGTCAAGGAGCTGAAGGAACGCCTGCTCAAATCATGATCAGAGTCACCACGGGAGGATTCAGGTGTCCATAATCATCACCGGAGGCTGCGGACTCATCGGCGCCAACCTGGCGCGCATCATGCTGGAAAAGGGCCGGGAGGTGGTCACCTTCGACGTGGCCCCGGCCCAGGCCCTGCCCGCCGACCTGGCCTCCAGGGTCACCCACGTGCAAGGCGACATCACCAACTACCACGAGGTGCTCAACGCCTTGCGCGACCACGGCGTGGACGAGGTATTCCACCTGGCCGCCACCCTCTCGGCCCCCTCGGAGGCCAACCCCTGGCGGGCCTACAAGATCAACAACGAGGGCACCTACTTCGCCCTGGAGGCCGCCCGCGTCTGCGGGGTGGGCAAGTTCCTCTTTTCCAGCTCCATGGGTTCCTACGGCATGGGCCACGACGGCCACATCTCCGACGACACCATCCAGCAGCCCACCATCATCTACGGAGTCACCAAGGTCTTCGGCGAGCTGATGGGCCGCTACTACCAACGCAAGTTCGGGGTGGACTTCCGGGGAGTGCGCCTGCCCCAGATCGTGGGCCCTGGGGTCACCGCCGGGGGCTTCGGCCAATACAACCCCGGCATGATCGAGGCCGCCGCCCAGGGCCGGCCCTACGAGGTATGGGTGCCCGAGGACACCGTGCTGCCCCTGATGTACATCAGCGACGCCATCCGCAGCCTGGCCGAGCTTTACGAGGCCGAGGCGGCCGCGATCAAGACGAGGGTCTACAACCTGGGCCAGATCACTCCCGCGCCCACCGCCGCGGAGTTGGCCGGCATCGTCAAGGGATTCTTCCCGGAGGCTCAGATCACCTTCAAGCCCGACCCCCAGGCGGTGGAGGTGCTGCGCTACATCCCCAGCTACATCGACGGAAGCAACGCCGAGAAGGAATGGGGCTGGAAGCTCACGGGTAGCGCCGAGGACATGGTGCGCGATTTCATCGCGGACATGAAGGCCATGAACCAAGGCTAAGACGGGAGGAAGGGCGATGTCCGCGATCAAGCACATCACCGTGGTGGGAGCCGGGCTGATGGGCCACGGCATCGCCCAGGCCTTTGCCCAGAAGGGCCTGGAGGTGTGCCTCTACGACCTGGGGCAAGACCTGCTGGCCCAGGCCGTCGCCTCCATCAAGGAAAACCTGGGCACCTTCGTGGAGATGGGCCTGGAGACCCCGGAGGGCGCGGCCCGTGCCCTGGGGCGCATCAGCACCTTCACCGACCTGCCCCGGGCCCTGGAAAAGGCCGAGTTCGTCACCGAGGCAGCCCCGGAGAACCTGGAGCTCAAGCAGGAGCTCTTCGGCCTGATGGATCGCCACGCCCCGGAAGGGGCCATCCTGGCCAGCAACACCTCCATGCTCTCCATCTCCCGTTTCGGCTCCCAGGTGCGCGATCCGGGCAGGCTGATCATCACCCATTGGTTCAACCCGCCCCACATCGTGCCGGTGGTGGAGGTGGTGCTGGGCCAAGGCACCAGCGAACGGACCAAGCAGGCGACCTTTGAGCTGCTGAAGTGCATCGGCAAGACGCCGGTGCTGGTGAACCAGGAAATACCCGGCTTTTTGGTCAACCGCATCCAGACCGCCATGTTCCGCGAGGTGCTCTCTCTCCTGGAGATGGGGGTGGCCTCGGCCGAGGACATCGACCGGGCCATCGCGGGCAGCTTCGGCCTGCGCCTGTCGGTGCAGGGGGTGCTCAAGACCATGGACCTGGCCGGGCTGGACCTGATGCTCAAAGGCTGCAGCTACCTGTTCGGCCACATCGCCGGCGGCAGCGAGGCTCCCGAGGTTTTGCGCCAGAAGGTGGAGCAAGGCGAGCTGGGGGTCAAGACGGGACAGGGCTTTTTCCGCTATGACCAGGAAGGCTCCGGCGCCGGTGGCGCGTCGCCGGACAAAATGCGCGACCGGGCCTTGCTCAAGGTCCTCAAGGCCATCTCCAAGGATTCCGACAGCTAGGTTCGAAGGACTTTCCCCCCTTCGATCCTGCGCCCCGGCTATATGCCGAGGGCTGCCCTTTTAGCCGGGGATGGCCTCCAGCTCCTCCCAGCGGGCGTAGGTTTGCTCCAGCTCGCCCTCCAGCTCTTCCAGGCGCTCGCTGATCTGGGCCGCTTCCTTGCCCCCCTTGGCGTACAGATCAGGGTCGGCGATGCGCCGGTGCAGCTCGGCCTGCTCCTTCTCCAGGGCCTCGATCCGGCCGGGCAGCTCGGCCAGCTCCCGCTTCTGGTTGAAGCTAAGCTTGAGCGGGCGCTCCGGGGCGGGACGCTTCTTGGGCTTGGCCGCCTTGGGCGCCGGGGTAGTGGGCGCGCCCACGGCCCGCTGGGCCAGCCAGTCGTCGTAGCCACCCGCGTACTCGCCCACCCGGCCCCCGCCTTCCAGCACCAAGCTACTCGTGGCCACGTTGTTGAGGAACTCGCGGTCGTGGCTGACCAACAGCACCGTGCCCGCGAACTCCACCAGCAGGTTTTCCAGCAGCAGCAGGGTGTCGCGGTCCAGATCGTTGGTGGGCTCGTCCAAGACCAACAGGTTGGCGGGCTTGGCAAACAGCTTGGCCAAGAGCAGGCGGTTGCGCTCCCCGCCGGAAAGCACCCGCACCGGGGTGTGGACCCGGTCGGCGCTGAAGAGAAAGTCCTTGAGGTAGCTGACCACGTGGCGCTGGCGGCCCCCGATTATCAGGCTGTCCTGGCCTTCCACCAGGTTGTCCCGCACGCTCTTGCCCTGGTCCAGCTCCTCGCGCATCTGGTCGAAGTAGGCGATCTCCAGGTTGGCCCCCAGGCGAATCTCGCCGGAGCTGGGCTGCAAGCTGCCCAGGATCAGCCCCAGCAAGGTGGTCTTGCCCGAGCCGTTGGGGCCCATGATGCCCACCTTGTCGCCCCGCAGGATAAGGGTGCTGAAGTCCGCGATGAGCGGATGCTCCGGCTGGTAGGCGAAGCTTACCTCCTTTAGCTCGGCCACCACCTTGCCCGACAAGCCGGCCTGCTGGGCCCGCAGGGTGGCCGAGCCCAGCACCTCGCGGCGCTTGGCCCGCTCCTCGCGCATCTGTAGCAAGCGCCGCACCCGGCCCTCGTCGCGGGTGCGCCGGGCCCGGAGCCCCCGGTGCAGCCAGGCCTCCTCCTGCTCCAGCTTCTTGTCGAAGCGGGCCCGCTGCTCCTGCTCGATGGTCAGGGCATCTTCCCGGCGGCGCAGAAACTCGTCGTAGGGGCAGTTCCAGTCGTAGAGCACCCCCCGGTCCAGCTCCACCACCCGGGTGGCCAGGTTGCGGGCAAAGGCCCGGTCGTGGGAGATGAAAACCAGGGCCCCCTGGTAGGCGGCCAAAAACTCCTCCAGCCACACAATGGCCTGGATGTCCAGATGGTTGGTGGGCTCGTCCAACAGCAGCAGTTGGGGGCTCTTGGCCAGGGCCCGGGCCAGCAGCACCCGGCGCTGCAACCCGCCGGACAGGGTCTCCACCCGCTGCCGGGGCTCCAGGCCCAGGCGGGTGAGCACGGTGCGCAAACGGCGGTCCGCCTCCCAGAGCCTTTGCTCGTTGCCCTGCTCGGCGTTGTGCTCCCCGCCCCGCCCCCGGCGCAATTCGATCAGGGTGCGCCCCAGACCGTCCAATACCTGGGCCGCCACCTCGTAGACCTCGCCGCTGAGACCGGAGGGCACGTCCTGGGGCAGGAAACCGGTCTCCAGGCCCACCGCCCGGCTGATCTCGCCCCCGTCGGGAGTCAGCTCGCCGGCCAGCAGCCCCAGCAGGCTGGACTTGCCCGCCCCGTTGCGCCCCAACAGGCACAGCCGCTCGCCAGGCTCCACCCGCAGGGAAATGCTTTCCAGAAGCTTGGGCCCGCCAAAGGCCAGACTCACGTCGAAAAGGTTAATCAGGGCCAAGGTCGCTCGCTCCACCTGGTTCAGCGTTGTTGCCCGCCGCGCGGCGGGCTGGGGGAATCATACCGCCTGGCGCGCCATTGTTCATGGCGGGCCAAGACCTAAGCAGCAAAAACTGTTGGGCTGGGCGGTCGGAGGGCGCAGGCCTTATACTTGAACTTGGAGCTCGGGGCGTTGCCCCCGGGCCCGCTCACCTCAATCTGGAGGGATCAGCTTGTCCGTAACCTCCGCAGAAGAGAAAACCGTGGTCTCCCTGGCCCAGGTGCCGGGCGGGGCCTCAGCAGAGCAAATCATGGAGGCCACCCGCCGGGCGGCCCTGGCCGTGGACGACCTGGCCTGGCTGCGGCCCGGCGATGCGGTGTTCATCAAGCCGGTGATCAACTCGGGAAGCCCCTACCCCGCCACCACCAGCCCCGCGGCCCTGGCGGCCGTGGTGGGCCTACTCCGGGAGCGGGGCGCGGGCCGAGTGCTGGTGGGGGACATGGGCGGCGTGGCCCACGTGCGCCAGCGGCCCGGCCGGGTCAAGGGCAGCACCCGAAAGCTGGCCATGCAAAACGGCCTGGCCCAGGCGGCCCAAGAGGCGGGGGCAGAGCTGCACTTTTTCGAGGAAGCCGGGTGGGAGGCCTTTTTCGAGGACCGCCCCCTGCCGGGCTCCCACTGGAAAAGCGGCCTGATGCTGCCCGAGGTGCTGCGCCAAGTGGAGCACATCGTGCTCATGCCCCGCTGCGCCCGCCACGCCCTGTTGGGCAGCACCCTGGGGCTCAAGGCGGTGGTGGGCTACATGCGCTTCGACACCCGCCTGGAGTATCACCACCAGGGAGCCGCCATCCAGGAAATGACCGCCGAGGCCAACACGGTGAGCACCCTGCTGAACAAGCAGCGGCTGGTGGTGAGTGCGGCCGACCAGGTGCTGGCCACCTACGGTCCGGACAAGGGCCATGTGCTCACCCCGGAAGTGGGCCTGGTAATGGCCTCGCCCTCGGTGGTGGCCCACGACCTGGTCTCCCTGGCCTGGCTCATCCATAACCGCCGCGCCCTGGACCCCGGTCAGACCAACTTTCTGCGCGATCCCAACGCCAGCCCGCTCTTGGCCAACCTGGCCAACCACGCGGTGGCGGGCATGCTGGGAGGCTTGGGGGCGGGGCTCAGCGCCCTGGCCCTGACCCCCACCCCCTTGGAGCGGGTGAGCCAGGACCGGGTCCTGGCCCATGCCTGCCGCATCCTGGGCGGCGCGCCTCGGGTAGATCCCGTCCCGGCCGGGCCGGAGCTGGCTCCGGGGCTGGTGGACGAGCTGATGGAGCTGGTTCAAGACCCCGCCCTGGGCGCCTGAACCGCCAGCGCCAAGGCCGGAGAGACCGCCCAAATTAACACTATACTAGTAGTGTTGAATCCTTTATTTTAGGGCGCGACACACTTGCGGGAACCTGTCAACAGGGAGAGCAGCATGGACGGCGCACCCATCCTCTACCGGGTGGAAGACCAGATCGCCTGGATATCCATCAACCAGCCCAAAAAGATGAACCGC contains:
- a CDS encoding NAD-dependent epimerase/dehydratase family protein, with product MSIIITGGCGLIGANLARIMLEKGREVVTFDVAPAQALPADLASRVTHVQGDITNYHEVLNALRDHGVDEVFHLAATLSAPSEANPWRAYKINNEGTYFALEAARVCGVGKFLFSSSMGSYGMGHDGHISDDTIQQPTIIYGVTKVFGELMGRYYQRKFGVDFRGVRLPQIVGPGVTAGGFGQYNPGMIEAAAQGRPYEVWVPEDTVLPLMYISDAIRSLAELYEAEAAAIKTRVYNLGQITPAPTAAELAGIVKGFFPEAQITFKPDPQAVEVLRYIPSYIDGSNAEKEWGWKLTGSAEDMVRDFIADMKAMNQG
- a CDS encoding 3-hydroxyacyl-CoA dehydrogenase family protein, which codes for MSAIKHITVVGAGLMGHGIAQAFAQKGLEVCLYDLGQDLLAQAVASIKENLGTFVEMGLETPEGAARALGRISTFTDLPRALEKAEFVTEAAPENLELKQELFGLMDRHAPEGAILASNTSMLSISRFGSQVRDPGRLIITHWFNPPHIVPVVEVVLGQGTSERTKQATFELLKCIGKTPVLVNQEIPGFLVNRIQTAMFREVLSLLEMGVASAEDIDRAIAGSFGLRLSVQGVLKTMDLAGLDLMLKGCSYLFGHIAGGSEAPEVLRQKVEQGELGVKTGQGFFRYDQEGSGAGGASPDKMRDRALLKVLKAISKDSDS
- a CDS encoding ATP-binding cassette domain-containing protein, with the translated sequence MALINLFDVSLAFGGPKLLESISLRVEPGERLCLLGRNGAGKSSLLGLLAGELTPDGGEISRAVGLETGFLPQDVPSGLSGEVYEVAAQVLDGLGRTLIELRRGRGGEHNAEQGNEQRLWEADRRLRTVLTRLGLEPRQRVETLSGGLQRRVLLARALAKSPQLLLLDEPTNHLDIQAIVWLEEFLAAYQGALVFISHDRAFARNLATRVVELDRGVLYDWNCPYDEFLRRREDALTIEQEQRARFDKKLEQEEAWLHRGLRARRTRDEGRVRRLLQMREERAKRREVLGSATLRAQQAGLSGKVVAELKEVSFAYQPEHPLIADFSTLILRGDKVGIMGPNGSGKTTLLGLILGSLQPSSGEIRLGANLEIAYFDQMREELDQGKSVRDNLVEGQDSLIIGGRQRHVVSYLKDFLFSADRVHTPVRVLSGGERNRLLLAKLFAKPANLLVLDEPTNDLDRDTLLLLENLLVEFAGTVLLVSHDREFLNNVATSSLVLEGGGRVGEYAGGYDDWLAQRAVGAPTTPAPKAAKPKKRPAPERPLKLSFNQKRELAELPGRIEALEKEQAELHRRIADPDLYAKGGKEAAQISERLEELEGELEQTYARWEELEAIPG
- a CDS encoding DUF362 domain-containing protein, encoding MSVTSAEEKTVVSLAQVPGGASAEQIMEATRRAALAVDDLAWLRPGDAVFIKPVINSGSPYPATTSPAALAAVVGLLRERGAGRVLVGDMGGVAHVRQRPGRVKGSTRKLAMQNGLAQAAQEAGAELHFFEEAGWEAFFEDRPLPGSHWKSGLMLPEVLRQVEHIVLMPRCARHALLGSTLGLKAVVGYMRFDTRLEYHHQGAAIQEMTAEANTVSTLLNKQRLVVSAADQVLATYGPDKGHVLTPEVGLVMASPSVVAHDLVSLAWLIHNRRALDPGQTNFLRDPNASPLLANLANHAVAGMLGGLGAGLSALALTPTPLERVSQDRVLAHACRILGGAPRVDPVPAGPELAPGLVDELMELVQDPALGA